From a region of the Streptomyces sp. NBC_01454 genome:
- a CDS encoding fumarate reductase/succinate dehydrogenase flavoprotein subunit yields MAHVDRQAWDVVVVGAGGAGLRAAIEAREAGMRTAVICKSLFGKAHTVMAEGGIAASMGNANAHDNWQVHFRDTMRGGKFLNHWRMAELHAREAPDRVWELETWGALFDRTADGRISQRNFGGHEYPRLAHVGDRTGLELIRTLQQKIVALQQEDERELGAYDARLKVYQECTVTRILKEPAGGPGAGSGQVAGAFCYDRESGRFFVLEAPAVVLATGGIGKSFKVTSNSWEYTGDGHALALLAGAPLINMEFVQFHPTGMVWPPSVKGILVTESVRGDGGVLRNSDGKRFMFDYIPDVFKEKYAETEEEGDGWYEDPERHRRPPELLPRDEVARAINAEVKAGRGSPHGGVYLDVSTRMPAEVIQRRLPSMHHQFKELADVDITAEPMEVGPTCHYVMGGVEVDPDTAAATGVPGLFAAGEVAGGMHGSNRLGGNSLSDLLVFGRRAGLHAAAYAAALDRRPVPDPLQIDAAEAEALRPFSAEGGQEAGEDAGRETGPAENPYTLHQELQQAMNDLVGIIRRESEMFEALKRLADLRVRARRAGVEGHRQYNPGWHLSLDLRNMLLVSECVARAALEREESRGGHTRDDHPAMDRGWRNINLVCEVAHPQGEARTADPALGQIRLSRRETPPIRRDLLELFEKDELAKYLTDEELSR; encoded by the coding sequence ATGGCGCATGTGGACCGGCAGGCATGGGACGTGGTCGTGGTGGGCGCGGGCGGCGCCGGACTGCGCGCCGCCATCGAGGCCCGCGAGGCCGGCATGCGCACGGCCGTGATCTGCAAGTCCCTGTTCGGCAAGGCCCATACGGTGATGGCCGAGGGCGGTATCGCGGCCAGCATGGGAAATGCCAACGCGCACGACAACTGGCAGGTCCACTTCCGGGACACCATGCGCGGCGGCAAGTTCCTCAACCACTGGCGGATGGCCGAACTCCACGCCCGGGAGGCCCCGGACCGGGTCTGGGAGCTGGAGACCTGGGGCGCGCTCTTCGACCGCACCGCGGACGGCCGGATCTCCCAGCGGAATTTCGGCGGCCACGAGTACCCGCGGCTGGCGCATGTCGGCGACCGTACGGGCCTGGAGCTGATCCGTACCCTCCAGCAGAAGATCGTGGCGCTCCAGCAGGAGGACGAGCGGGAACTGGGCGCGTACGACGCCCGGCTGAAGGTCTATCAGGAGTGCACCGTCACCCGGATCCTCAAGGAGCCGGCCGGCGGCCCCGGCGCAGGCTCCGGGCAGGTCGCCGGCGCGTTCTGCTACGACCGGGAGTCCGGCCGCTTCTTCGTGCTGGAGGCTCCGGCGGTGGTGCTGGCCACCGGCGGCATCGGCAAGTCCTTCAAGGTGACCTCGAACTCCTGGGAGTACACCGGTGACGGCCATGCGCTGGCGCTGCTGGCCGGGGCGCCGCTGATCAACATGGAGTTCGTGCAGTTCCACCCCACGGGCATGGTCTGGCCGCCGTCGGTCAAGGGCATCCTCGTCACCGAGTCGGTCCGCGGCGACGGCGGGGTGCTGCGCAACAGCGACGGCAAGCGCTTCATGTTCGACTACATCCCGGACGTCTTCAAGGAGAAGTACGCGGAGACCGAGGAGGAGGGCGACGGCTGGTACGAGGATCCCGAACGCCACCGCCGCCCGCCCGAACTCCTCCCCCGCGACGAGGTCGCCCGCGCCATCAACGCCGAGGTCAAGGCGGGCCGCGGCTCCCCGCACGGCGGCGTCTATCTGGACGTCTCCACCCGGATGCCGGCCGAGGTCATCCAACGCCGGCTGCCCTCGATGCACCACCAGTTCAAGGAACTGGCGGATGTGGACATCACCGCCGAGCCGATGGAGGTCGGCCCGACCTGCCACTACGTGATGGGTGGGGTGGAGGTCGACCCGGACACCGCGGCGGCGACCGGCGTACCGGGGCTGTTCGCGGCCGGTGAGGTGGCCGGCGGCATGCACGGCTCCAATCGCCTCGGCGGCAACTCACTGTCCGACCTGCTGGTCTTCGGCCGCCGGGCGGGGCTGCACGCGGCCGCGTACGCGGCCGCGCTGGACCGGCGGCCGGTACCCGACCCGCTGCAGATCGACGCGGCGGAGGCGGAGGCGCTGCGTCCCTTCAGCGCCGAGGGCGGGCAGGAAGCCGGAGAGGACGCCGGCCGCGAGACGGGTCCGGCGGAGAACCCGTACACCCTGCACCAGGAGCTCCAGCAGGCGATGAACGACCTGGTCGGCATCATCCGCAGGGAGAGCGAGATGTTCGAGGCGCTCAAGCGGCTGGCCGATCTGCGGGTGCGGGCCCGCCGGGCCGGCGTCGAGGGCCACCGGCAGTACAACCCGGGCTGGCACCTCTCCCTCGATCTGCGGAACATGCTGCTGGTCAGCGAGTGTGTGGCGCGGGCGGCGCTGGAGCGGGAGGAGAGCCGCGGCGGGCACACCCGCGACGACCATCCGGCGATGGACCGCGGCTGGCGCAACATCAATCTGGTCTGCGAGGTCGCCCACCCGCAGGGCGAGGCGCGGACCGCGGACCCGGCGCTGGGCCAGATCCGGCTCTCCCGGCGCGAGACCCCGCCGATCCGCCGCGATCTGCTGGAGTTGTTCGAGAAGGACGAGCTGGCGAAGTATCTGACGGACGAGGAGCTGAGCCGGTGA
- a CDS encoding SpoIIE family protein phosphatase codes for MSSGGAEPAQGEDQGGVDCPGDPGGRPRAGEPAGAPVWQSSRPGSIYDYIRVASFSLGPDGRIDQWSERAAQMLGIPARYALGKDPVEAFVPSELRDTGHRKVSEILDGREWTGLVPYRREADGVTDGLAEIYVMPSRNEDGERAAVCLVVDVRALRGIETDLAASQAVFGQSPIGFTLFGTDLKLLRVNERFATVFGGPASKYRGCGPHDFLPRSEAERMTAALRRVLDTGEPVAEMQLVGLAGGEGDRRRWSVSLYRLHGASGRPIGVAALAADVTGRRRAEREAANARRNLALLNEAGARIGNSLDLETTARTLLDVAVPQFCDLASVDLYQGLLAGDEAPPGMSDGSAELRRVAFASAVSDAPLATSPAVPGGTPDPVAVGAVHRYPFNSPCAGALRTGHAQIIPGRESDDGGPEFGAVVQSTLAVPMVARDTVVGLVQFSRTKGSEPFGERDTALAVELAARAAVCIDNARLYRREHERALILQRSLLPPGDPEAAGLDIACRYLPGTTATEVGGDWFDVIELPGHRTALVVGDVMGRGLRAAVAMGELRTAVRTLALLDLEPAEVLSALDEIARGLGGDGEGRSTARSARGRSGAPEGAEPRRSARTADLSEVYLATCVYAVYDPISRRCTFANAGHLPPVLVEDGEDALLLDVPPGMPLGVGGEPFEEIEVELPDGALLALYTDGLVESRDHPLDEGLQAFRRALSGADRPLEDLEDACDHVLSAMDTSHGEDDIALLMARVQGLPKDAVGDWNLAPEARSVARARELARDQLTDWGLQGLVDTTELLVSELVTNALRHGHGEIRLRLLLDRTLVCEVWDADLAQPRRRRARDTDEGGRGLQLVGLLSEGWGSRRTPRGKTVWFELALPDGESPAVDPAEALLSLF; via the coding sequence ATGTCATCTGGCGGGGCAGAACCCGCACAGGGCGAGGATCAGGGTGGTGTGGACTGCCCGGGCGACCCAGGTGGCCGCCCGCGCGCGGGCGAGCCGGCGGGCGCGCCCGTGTGGCAGAGCAGCCGGCCCGGATCGATCTATGACTACATCCGCGTGGCCTCCTTCTCGCTCGGCCCCGACGGCCGGATCGACCAGTGGAGCGAGCGGGCCGCGCAGATGCTCGGCATTCCCGCCCGCTACGCCCTCGGCAAGGACCCCGTAGAGGCCTTCGTGCCCAGCGAGTTGCGCGACACCGGCCACCGCAAGGTGTCCGAGATACTCGACGGCCGGGAGTGGACCGGCCTGGTGCCCTACCGCAGGGAAGCGGACGGCGTGACCGACGGGCTCGCCGAGATCTATGTGATGCCCTCGCGCAACGAGGACGGTGAGCGCGCCGCGGTCTGTCTCGTCGTCGACGTCCGGGCGCTGCGCGGCATCGAAACCGATCTCGCCGCTTCGCAGGCCGTTTTCGGTCAATCTCCCATCGGATTCACCCTGTTCGGCACGGACCTGAAGCTGCTGCGGGTCAACGAACGGTTCGCCACCGTCTTCGGCGGCCCGGCGAGCAAGTACCGCGGCTGCGGCCCGCACGACTTCCTGCCGCGCAGCGAGGCCGAGCGGATGACCGCCGCCCTGCGCCGCGTCCTGGACACCGGCGAGCCGGTCGCCGAGATGCAACTGGTCGGCCTGGCCGGCGGCGAGGGCGACCGGCGCCGCTGGTCGGTCTCGCTCTACCGGCTGCACGGCGCCAGCGGCCGGCCGATCGGCGTCGCGGCGCTCGCCGCCGATGTGACCGGCCGGCGCCGGGCCGAGCGCGAGGCCGCCAACGCCCGCCGCAACCTCGCGCTGCTCAACGAGGCCGGTGCCCGGATAGGCAACTCCCTCGATCTGGAGACCACCGCCCGCACCCTCCTGGACGTCGCCGTCCCGCAGTTCTGCGACCTGGCCTCGGTGGACCTCTACCAGGGGCTGCTCGCCGGCGACGAGGCCCCGCCCGGCATGAGCGACGGCAGCGCGGAGCTGCGCCGGGTCGCCTTCGCCAGCGCCGTCTCGGACGCCCCGCTCGCCACCTCCCCCGCCGTCCCCGGCGGCACACCGGACCCGGTCGCGGTCGGCGCCGTCCACCGCTACCCCTTCAACTCCCCCTGCGCGGGCGCCCTGCGGACCGGCCATGCGCAGATCATCCCGGGCCGGGAGAGCGACGACGGGGGGCCGGAGTTCGGCGCGGTGGTGCAGTCCACCCTCGCCGTCCCGATGGTCGCCAGGGACACCGTCGTCGGGCTGGTGCAGTTCTCCCGTACCAAGGGCAGCGAGCCGTTCGGCGAGCGGGACACCGCGCTCGCCGTGGAGCTGGCCGCGCGCGCCGCGGTCTGCATCGACAACGCCCGCCTCTACCGCCGTGAGCACGAGCGCGCGCTGATATTGCAGCGCAGCCTGCTGCCGCCCGGCGACCCCGAGGCGGCCGGCCTGGACATCGCCTGCCGCTATCTGCCCGGCACCACCGCGACCGAGGTCGGCGGCGACTGGTTCGACGTCATCGAACTCCCCGGCCACCGCACCGCGTTGGTGGTCGGCGACGTGATGGGGCGCGGACTGCGCGCCGCGGTCGCCATGGGGGAGCTGCGCACCGCCGTACGGACCCTGGCGCTGCTGGACCTGGAGCCCGCCGAGGTGCTCTCGGCGCTGGACGAGATCGCCCGCGGGCTCGGCGGCGACGGCGAGGGCCGGTCCACCGCCCGCAGCGCCCGCGGCCGGTCCGGGGCCCCGGAGGGCGCCGAGCCCAGGCGCTCGGCGCGTACCGCCGATCTCTCCGAGGTCTACCTCGCCACCTGCGTCTACGCCGTCTACGACCCGATCAGCCGGCGCTGTACGTTCGCCAACGCCGGGCATCTGCCGCCGGTGCTGGTCGAGGACGGCGAGGACGCGCTGCTGCTCGACGTGCCCCCGGGGATGCCGCTCGGCGTCGGCGGCGAGCCGTTCGAGGAGATCGAGGTCGAGCTGCCGGACGGTGCGCTGCTGGCGCTCTACACCGACGGCCTGGTGGAGTCCCGCGACCATCCGCTGGACGAGGGGCTGCAGGCCTTCCGCAGGGCCCTGTCGGGCGCCGACCGCCCGCTGGAGGACTTGGAGGACGCCTGCGACCACGTGCTGAGCGCGATGGACACCTCGCACGGCGAGGACGACATCGCGCTGCTGATGGCGCGGGTGCAGGGGCTGCCCAAGGACGCGGTGGGCGACTGGAATCTGGCGCCGGAGGCCCGTTCGGTGGCCCGCGCCCGGGAGCTGGCCCGCGACCAGCTCACCGACTGGGGCCTGCAGGGCCTGGTCGACACCACCGAGCTGCTGGTCAGCGAGCTGGTGACCAATGCGCTGCGGCACGGCCACGGCGAGATCCGGCTGCGGCTGCTGCTGGACCGCACCCTGGTCTGCGAGGTCTGGGACGCCGATCTCGCCCAGCCGCGCCGGCGCCGGGCCCGGGACACCGACGAGGGCGGCCGCGGGCTGCAGCTGGTCGGTCTGCTCAGCGAGGGCTGGGGCAGCCGGCGTACCCCGCGCGGCAAGACCGTGTGGTTCGAACTCGCCCTGCCCGACGGGGAGTCGCCCGCGGTGGACCCGGCGGAAGCGCTGCTGAGCCTGTTCTGA
- a CDS encoding ATP-binding protein — MIGVSDSAAAEVPEPVSGNARRRGKATGSPTAEWSFPADPGAVRTARTVVRRVLADWGLNGAADMAVLLVSELVTNSLRHASGPIGVRMVLLSTGGLLVEVSDPLPDPPQERDAAPDDEGGRGLQLVACSSRRWGTRRGKSGKTVWFELSVAG; from the coding sequence GTGATCGGCGTGAGCGACAGCGCAGCGGCAGAGGTCCCGGAGCCGGTCTCCGGCAATGCCCGCAGGCGCGGCAAGGCCACCGGTTCCCCCACCGCCGAATGGAGCTTTCCCGCCGACCCCGGCGCCGTGCGCACCGCCCGCACCGTGGTCCGCCGGGTGCTGGCCGACTGGGGATTGAACGGCGCCGCCGACATGGCCGTACTACTCGTGAGCGAGCTCGTCACCAACTCCCTGCGCCACGCGAGCGGGCCGATCGGGGTCCGCATGGTGCTGCTGAGTACCGGCGGGCTGCTCGTCGAGGTCTCCGATCCGCTGCCCGACCCGCCGCAGGAGCGTGACGCCGCGCCCGACGACGAGGGGGGCCGTGGATTGCAGCTGGTCGCGTGCAGTTCGCGGCGCTGGGGGACCCGGCGTGGAAAGAGTGGCAAGACTGTGTGGTTCGAGCTGTCGGTGGCTGGTTAG
- a CDS encoding succinate dehydrogenase/fumarate reductase iron-sulfur subunit, which translates to MSVSQEEQRSGVYQAHFRVWRGDEHAGGLADYSVEVHEGEVVLDIIHRLQATQAPDLAVRWNCKAGKCGSCSAEINGRPRLMCMTRMSVFDRTETLTITPMRAFPVVRDLVTDVSFNYTKAREIPAFVPPAELAPGEYRMQQEDVGRSQEFRKCIECFLCQDTCHVVRDHEENKTAFAGPRFLMRIAELDMHPLDAAPESGLDRKATAQDEHGLGYCNITKCCTEVCPEHIKITDNALIPLKERAADRKYDPLVWLGNKIRRRGE; encoded by the coding sequence GTGAGCGTGTCGCAGGAAGAGCAGCGGTCGGGCGTCTACCAGGCGCATTTCCGGGTGTGGCGGGGCGATGAGCACGCCGGCGGCCTGGCGGACTACTCGGTCGAGGTGCACGAGGGCGAGGTGGTGCTCGACATCATCCACCGCCTCCAGGCGACCCAGGCCCCCGATCTCGCGGTGCGCTGGAACTGCAAGGCGGGCAAGTGCGGTTCGTGCAGCGCGGAGATCAACGGCCGGCCGCGGCTGATGTGCATGACCCGGATGTCGGTCTTCGACCGTACGGAGACCCTCACGATCACGCCGATGCGGGCCTTCCCGGTCGTCCGCGACCTGGTCACGGACGTGTCCTTCAACTACACCAAGGCCCGGGAGATCCCGGCGTTCGTCCCGCCCGCGGAGCTGGCCCCCGGCGAGTACCGCATGCAGCAGGAGGACGTGGGGCGGTCCCAGGAGTTCCGCAAGTGCATCGAGTGCTTCCTGTGCCAGGACACCTGCCATGTGGTGCGCGACCACGAGGAGAACAAGACCGCCTTCGCCGGTCCGCGCTTCCTGATGCGCATCGCCGAGCTCGACATGCATCCGCTGGACGCGGCGCCGGAGTCCGGTCTCGACCGCAAGGCCACCGCGCAGGACGAGCACGGGCTCGGCTACTGCAACATCACCAAGTGCTGCACCGAGGTCTGCCCCGAGCACATCAAGATCACCGACAATGCGCTGATCCCGCTCAAGGAGCGCGCCGCGGACCGTAAGTACGATCCGCTGGTGTGGCTCGGGAACAAGATCCGGCGCCGCGGCGAGTGA